The Geobacillus genomosp. 3 genome segment GCCGGTCGCGAAACGCCCGCTCGATGTCGCGCTGCGCTTCTTTCCGCTTCATATCTTCGCGCTTGTCGTATTTTTTCTTCCCTTTGGCCACGCCGAGCTGGACTTTGGCAAAGCCGTTTTTGATGTACAGCTTGAGCGGCACGAGCGTATACCCTTGCTCTTTCGTGTAGCCGATCAGCTTGTTGATTTCGCGCCGGTGCAGCAAAAGCTTTCGCGTCCGCAGCGGATCGTGGTTGTAGCGGTTGCCTTGTTCGTAC includes the following:
- the smpB gene encoding SsrA-binding protein SmpB; its protein translation is MPKGEGKVIAQNKKAHHDYFIEETYEAGLVLQGTEIKSIRNGRVNLKDSFAKVEKGEVFLHNMHISPYEQGNRYNHDPLRTRKLLLHRREINKLIGYTKEQGYTLVPLKLYIKNGFAKVQLGVAKGKKKYDKREDMKRKEAQRDIERAFRDRQKL